The Granulicella sibirica genome has a segment encoding these proteins:
- the msrB gene encoding peptide-methionine (R)-S-oxide reductase MsrB produces the protein MMNRNDFDANGGSHTTGSTRRAFLFTTAGVLGAVALWSARLPGVASAHDRRGDGPATVTIVNFGADGKPTGKAVVPHVVKPDADWQKQLSPISFDVTRNAGTERPYSGDTWDLHARGIFRCVCCDNALFSSETKFESGTGWPSFWQPIAKENVVETTDRSLGMARTEISCRECDAHLGHVFDDGPRPTGLRYCMNSAAMHFVKLA, from the coding sequence ATGATGAACCGGAACGATTTCGATGCAAATGGTGGAAGCCACACTACAGGTTCGACGCGAAGGGCGTTCCTGTTTACGACCGCCGGGGTTCTTGGCGCGGTCGCGCTCTGGTCGGCGCGCCTTCCGGGAGTGGCGTCGGCGCATGACCGCAGAGGCGACGGACCGGCGACGGTGACGATCGTCAACTTCGGCGCAGACGGCAAGCCTACGGGGAAGGCCGTCGTTCCGCATGTCGTGAAGCCGGACGCGGATTGGCAGAAGCAGCTTTCGCCGATCTCGTTCGACGTGACGCGGAATGCTGGAACCGAGCGTCCGTACAGCGGTGACACGTGGGACCTGCATGCGCGGGGGATCTTCCGGTGCGTGTGCTGCGATAACGCGTTGTTCAGTTCCGAGACGAAGTTCGAATCCGGAACGGGATGGCCGAGCTTCTGGCAGCCGATCGCCAAGGAGAACGTCGTCGAGACGACGGACCGGAGCCTCGGCATGGCGCGGACGGAGATCTCCTGCCGGGAGTGCGACGCGCATCTTGGGCATGTGTTCGATGATGGTCCGCGTCCGACAGGGCTGCGGTACTGCATGAACTCGGCCGCGATGCACTTCGTCAAACTTGCCTAA
- the dgt gene encoding dGTP triphosphohydrolase — protein MLLERVYPAPGHASLTAFQRDRDRIVQARAFRRLAGKTQVFTSRASDHFRSRLTHTIEVAQIARNVASALGLNEDLAETLALVHDIGHPPFGHAGERALDACLQRHGLRFDHNLHALRIVEHFEQRYAAHRGLNLTLGVREGIVKHSRDYDSVTHPELSSYFLDQSPPLEAQLIDLADEIAYLTADLDDGVESGLLEINHIRSQVSILARCYEVVEREHTGVEEKFLFNEALQLMQNTLIDDLIRTTRQGAEAIGAKSLADIRNHPQRLSVFSPQAESERLEEKRYLYNTLYSCPALTLEHDKAEEVVTKLFDFWMENLEELPQGYIDEVESEGHARVVADYIAGMTDSFILQQYVGVKRMVKPGTRR, from the coding sequence GTGCTTCTCGAGCGCGTCTACCCCGCGCCCGGGCACGCATCCCTCACCGCCTTCCAGCGTGACCGCGACCGCATCGTCCAGGCCCGGGCCTTCCGGCGCCTCGCCGGCAAGACCCAGGTCTTCACCTCCCGCGCCTCCGACCACTTCCGCTCTCGCCTCACCCACACCATCGAAGTCGCGCAGATCGCCCGCAACGTCGCCTCCGCGCTCGGTCTGAACGAAGACCTCGCCGAGACCCTCGCTCTCGTCCACGACATCGGCCATCCGCCGTTCGGCCACGCCGGCGAACGCGCCCTCGACGCCTGCCTCCAGCGCCACGGCCTCCGCTTCGACCACAACCTGCACGCCCTCCGCATCGTCGAGCACTTCGAGCAGCGCTACGCCGCGCATCGCGGCCTCAACCTCACCCTCGGCGTCCGCGAAGGCATCGTCAAGCACTCCCGAGACTACGACTCTGTCACACACCCTGAGCTCTCCTCCTACTTTCTTGACCAGAGCCCGCCCCTCGAAGCCCAGTTGATCGACCTCGCCGACGAGATCGCCTACCTCACCGCGGACCTCGACGACGGCGTCGAATCCGGCCTCCTCGAGATCAACCACATCCGCAGCCAGGTCAGCATCCTCGCCCGCTGCTACGAGGTGGTGGAGCGTGAGCACACCGGTGTCGAAGAGAAGTTCCTCTTCAATGAAGCCCTGCAGCTCATGCAGAACACCCTTATCGACGACCTCATCCGCACCACCCGCCAGGGAGCCGAGGCAATCGGGGCGAAGTCGCTCGCGGACATCCGCAACCACCCGCAGCGCCTCTCCGTCTTCTCCCCGCAAGCCGAAAGCGAGCGCCTGGAAGAAAAGCGCTACCTCTACAACACCCTCTACTCCTGCCCCGCTCTCACCCTCGAGCACGATAAGGCGGAAGAGGTCGTGACCAAGCTCTTTGACTTCTGGATGGAAAACCTGGAAGAGCTGCCGCAGGGCTACATCGACGAGGTCGAATCCGAAGGCCACGCCCGCGTCGTCGCCGACTACATCGCCGGCATGACCGACAGCTTCATCCTCCAGCAGTACGTCGGCGTCAAACGCATGGTCAAACCCGGCACCCGCCGCTAA
- a CDS encoding protein-disulfide reductase DsbD domain-containing protein, producing the protein MRASCVLACVLALVSGSAAFAAPKVTVQWRVKAAPTKPVKAGAKFTVVITGQPDPGWHLYALEEPQGGPIATEIALTEGDPADLVRVEEAKPKVLPDPNFQQPTGFFDSAADFTLHLQSARNASADASALHILVRYQSCTDRVCLPPHTETMTVPLTIGR; encoded by the coding sequence ATGAGGGCTTCGTGCGTTTTAGCGTGTGTCCTGGCTCTCGTCAGTGGATCTGCAGCCTTTGCGGCTCCGAAGGTGACGGTTCAGTGGCGCGTGAAGGCAGCTCCGACCAAGCCGGTCAAGGCGGGGGCGAAATTCACAGTGGTCATCACCGGACAGCCTGATCCCGGGTGGCATCTTTATGCGCTGGAAGAGCCGCAGGGTGGGCCTATCGCCACGGAGATTGCACTCACCGAGGGCGATCCGGCTGATCTCGTGCGCGTCGAAGAGGCGAAGCCGAAGGTCCTTCCGGATCCTAACTTCCAGCAACCCACGGGCTTTTTCGACAGCGCGGCTGACTTTACGCTGCATCTTCAGTCGGCACGGAATGCGTCGGCTGATGCGAGCGCGCTTCACATTCTTGTCCGCTATCAATCATGCACGGATCGCGTCTGCCTGCCTCCGCATACGGAGACGATGACGGTTCCGCTGACGATCGGCCGTTAA
- a CDS encoding ABC transporter ATP-binding protein: MAIETAVSPDTAPAVNAEGPNPGDVIVTSNLWKTYVMGDQTVNALRGVNLRIRHSEYVAIMGPSGSGKSTLMNLIGCLDSPTQGKYWLNGHDVSSLNDDELARIRNKEIGFVFQTFNLLARATSLHNVELPLIYNGTPAAERTARAKAVLESVNLGTRMMHKPNELSGGQRQRVAIARALVNSPSIILADEPTGNLDSKTSVEIMALFDDLHAKGNTIVLVTHEPDIAEFAHRIVTIRDGAVASDHPSSRVSGS; the protein is encoded by the coding sequence ATGGCCATCGAAACCGCAGTCAGCCCCGACACCGCACCAGCCGTCAACGCCGAGGGTCCAAATCCTGGAGACGTCATCGTCACCAGCAATCTCTGGAAGACCTACGTCATGGGCGATCAGACCGTTAACGCCCTTCGCGGCGTAAACCTCCGCATCCGCCACAGTGAGTACGTCGCCATCATGGGCCCATCCGGCTCGGGCAAGTCGACCCTCATGAATCTCATCGGCTGCCTTGATTCTCCCACGCAGGGCAAGTACTGGCTCAACGGACACGACGTCTCCAGCCTCAACGACGACGAGCTCGCTCGTATCCGCAACAAGGAGATCGGCTTCGTCTTCCAGACCTTCAACCTGCTTGCTCGCGCAACGTCGCTCCACAACGTCGAGCTTCCCCTCATCTATAACGGCACCCCAGCCGCTGAACGCACTGCCCGCGCCAAGGCTGTCCTCGAGTCGGTCAACCTCGGCACCCGCATGATGCACAAGCCGAACGAGCTCTCCGGTGGTCAGCGCCAGCGTGTCGCCATCGCCCGCGCCCTCGTCAATTCACCGTCGATCATCCTAGCCGACGAGCCCACTGGAAACCTGGACTCAAAGACCTCTGTCGAAATCATGGCCCTCTTCGACGATCTCCACGCCAAGGGAAACACCATCGTCCTCGTCACCCATGAGCCCGACATTGCCGAATTCGCCCACCGCATCGTCACCATCCGCGACGGAGCCGTCGCCAGCGATCACCCGTCCAGCCGCGTCTCAGGTTCCTGA
- a CDS encoding dipeptidase: MLTRRRFLGYAALAPAALHPSLWAQVASQSTTDLPAPVISAKALAIHKRALVFDGHVHALDREFYHGGSMGTRSPVGQWDLVRAREGGVGAFFLSVFIPEEYYPSRFETKQAFRRVDHALRQLEMNRDQVELALNADDIERIRAKGKLAAVLDIEGSYDLDGDLGVLRDLYQLGVRSAQLSAHNWDQNYADACCSPPKWNGLNEHGRDLIREMNRLGMVINVSHSSDQTISQAIELSDVPIVSTHHGLRAINDIPRNMPDNLLKKLAAKGGVMGFQIGSEFAYPREYAWLTEHRHKTFWDTTSIPDRVKGKTIYEVDELVAPQFPMLGAQVPESVQMAVDDWVAVVDRAIQLVGEDHISIGSDFDGGPTLAKGMRDVRDLPMITDAMLRRGYSEERIDKFWGGNLLRVFKQITQTRG; this comes from the coding sequence ATGCTGACACGACGCCGATTTCTCGGATATGCCGCACTGGCTCCAGCAGCGCTGCATCCCTCGCTGTGGGCCCAGGTTGCATCGCAGTCGACCACCGATCTTCCTGCGCCCGTGATCTCCGCGAAGGCACTGGCAATTCATAAGCGAGCGCTTGTATTTGACGGACACGTTCACGCGCTTGACCGAGAGTTCTACCACGGTGGCAGCATGGGCACACGCAGCCCCGTAGGCCAGTGGGACCTGGTTCGCGCGCGTGAGGGTGGAGTTGGCGCCTTCTTTCTCTCGGTCTTCATTCCCGAGGAGTACTACCCGAGCCGCTTCGAGACCAAGCAGGCCTTTCGGCGCGTGGACCATGCTCTGCGCCAACTGGAGATGAATCGCGACCAGGTTGAGCTTGCGCTGAATGCGGATGACATCGAACGCATTCGCGCCAAGGGGAAGCTTGCGGCGGTTCTCGATATCGAAGGAAGCTATGACCTCGATGGCGACCTGGGTGTCCTGCGCGATCTTTACCAGCTTGGCGTGCGGTCGGCCCAGCTGTCGGCGCATAACTGGGACCAGAACTATGCGGACGCGTGCTGCTCGCCACCGAAGTGGAATGGCTTGAATGAACATGGGCGCGACCTGATCCGCGAGATGAACCGGCTGGGGATGGTGATTAACGTGTCGCACTCGTCTGACCAGACGATTTCGCAGGCGATCGAGCTAAGTGATGTCCCGATCGTCTCCACGCATCATGGGCTCAGGGCCATCAATGATATTCCGCGCAACATGCCCGATAACCTGCTGAAGAAGCTGGCGGCCAAGGGTGGGGTCATGGGATTTCAGATCGGCAGCGAGTTTGCGTACCCGCGTGAGTATGCGTGGCTGACTGAGCATCGGCATAAAACGTTCTGGGATACGACGAGCATTCCGGATCGGGTGAAGGGGAAGACGATCTACGAGGTTGACGAGCTTGTTGCGCCGCAGTTTCCGATGCTTGGGGCGCAGGTTCCGGAGTCGGTTCAGATGGCGGTCGATGACTGGGTCGCGGTTGTCGACAGGGCGATTCAGCTTGTGGGCGAAGATCATATCTCGATCGGCTCAGACTTTGATGGTGGACCGACCCTTGCCAAGGGGATGCGGGATGTTCGTGACCTCCCGATGATCACCGACGCGATGCTACGACGCGGCTACTCGGAGGAGCGGATCGATAAGTTCTGGGGCGGCAACCTTCTGCGCGTTTTCAAGCAGATAACGCAAACACGCGGATGA
- a CDS encoding efflux RND transporter periplasmic adaptor subunit — MNAKKIIILVVVVLVLVGIGIGTVLHDQANVTKVATGKATRGDLLSIVSGTGQIKPKTYVNIGATAFGRITHLNVKEGDHVLKGATLATVESVQPQATVSAQQATIAASQTDVSANIAAEQTALANTAAAKADLEQKRFDYDRAKALYEDKLIAKQDYDAKKAAVDMSEATLQQRQAAEAQAKAQTDSLRGHVNQAVASQRANYDALDKTISRAPFDGLVTNVPVREGETMVVGIQNAEGSTLMTLADMSVITAEVKVDETDIVNVELGQTADVTVDALPGRTFKGHVTQVGDQALLRTTGVATSQSTTGTEEAKDFKVVVTLDGISNQDDLRPGLSTTAKITTAHKPDALTIPIQALIQRDVEGEKAAAANSGKAPSNSVSASTAKPKLVQGVYVLQETKGKNRVNFVPITTGITGATDIEVLSGLKPGDEIVTGRYKVLRALKSGSVVKRDNTPEAVTTQ; from the coding sequence ATGAACGCCAAAAAGATCATTATCCTCGTTGTCGTTGTCCTGGTTCTCGTCGGTATCGGCATTGGAACGGTTCTGCACGATCAGGCGAACGTGACCAAAGTCGCCACCGGCAAAGCCACGCGCGGTGACCTTCTCTCCATCGTCAGCGGCACCGGCCAGATCAAACCCAAGACCTACGTCAACATAGGCGCGACCGCCTTCGGCCGCATTACCCATCTCAACGTCAAGGAGGGTGACCACGTCCTCAAGGGAGCCACTCTCGCCACGGTCGAAAGTGTCCAGCCTCAGGCCACCGTCTCCGCCCAGCAGGCGACCATCGCCGCATCCCAGACCGATGTAAGCGCCAATATCGCCGCCGAGCAGACTGCGCTGGCCAACACTGCCGCCGCCAAGGCCGACCTCGAGCAGAAGCGCTTCGATTACGACCGCGCCAAAGCCCTCTACGAAGATAAGCTCATCGCTAAGCAGGATTACGACGCCAAGAAAGCCGCCGTCGACATGTCCGAAGCCACGCTCCAGCAGCGCCAAGCGGCCGAGGCCCAGGCCAAGGCCCAGACCGACTCACTCCGGGGTCACGTCAATCAGGCCGTCGCCTCCCAGCGTGCCAACTACGACGCGCTGGATAAGACCATCTCCCGAGCGCCCTTCGACGGCCTCGTAACGAACGTTCCCGTCCGCGAAGGCGAGACGATGGTCGTTGGCATCCAGAACGCCGAGGGCTCCACCCTCATGACCCTCGCCGACATGTCCGTCATCACCGCTGAGGTCAAGGTTGACGAAACTGACATCGTCAACGTTGAGCTCGGCCAAACCGCTGATGTCACAGTGGACGCCCTTCCCGGCCGCACCTTCAAGGGACATGTCACTCAGGTCGGCGATCAGGCTCTTCTTCGCACCACCGGCGTGGCAACCAGCCAATCCACCACCGGAACCGAAGAGGCCAAGGATTTCAAGGTCGTCGTTACCCTCGACGGTATCTCCAACCAGGACGACCTCCGTCCCGGCCTATCCACTACCGCCAAGATCACCACCGCCCACAAGCCGGATGCTCTCACCATCCCGATTCAGGCCCTTATCCAGCGCGATGTCGAAGGCGAAAAGGCAGCCGCGGCCAACTCCGGGAAGGCCCCCTCAAATTCCGTGAGCGCTTCGACCGCCAAGCCAAAACTCGTGCAGGGCGTCTATGTTCTCCAGGAAACCAAGGGTAAGAACCGCGTCAACTTCGTTCCCATCACGACTGGGATCACCGGAGCCACTGATATCGAAGTCCTCAGCGGCCTCAAGCCAGGAGATGAGATCGTCACCGGCCGCTACAAGGTTCTCCGCGCTCTAAAGAGCGGCAGCGTCGTCAAACGAGACAACACACCGGAAGCGGTCACCACGCAATAG
- a CDS encoding VWA domain-containing protein: MTNRLFFSCLLTLSVTGWAQTASQPPASTDEPITTLKVATRVVEISAVVKSKDGEPRGGMTKDDFVLKQDGREEPIHYFSQGSELPLTLALMVDTSGSQRTFIGDESLASDVFFETMLGRREDRAMLVQFDNSILQLKSLTSSANALHLALSGLSSHASAVGGTLLNDAVYIVAKEVLARETGRKAMVILTDGGDNGSRKTVEQAIEQAQRGDIQIYSILYSARDVANGYGISRPPGTDNGKAILQKLSESTGGRVFTVSHSISLREIFAEIGQDLRLQYEVGYTPPPDLQPNSYHKLELRAKDKKLSVQARKGFFAQP, translated from the coding sequence GTGACGAACCGTCTTTTCTTTTCTTGTCTGCTGACCCTTTCCGTAACCGGCTGGGCACAGACTGCCTCGCAGCCGCCTGCCTCGACTGACGAGCCGATCACCACGCTCAAGGTCGCGACCCGCGTCGTCGAGATCTCCGCAGTGGTCAAAAGCAAGGATGGCGAGCCTCGGGGAGGCATGACCAAGGACGACTTCGTCCTCAAGCAGGATGGCAGGGAAGAGCCCATCCACTATTTCTCGCAGGGCTCGGAGCTTCCTCTCACCCTTGCCCTCATGGTCGACACGAGCGGAAGCCAGCGCACATTCATCGGCGACGAATCCCTCGCCAGCGACGTCTTCTTCGAAACCATGCTTGGCCGCAGGGAAGACCGAGCGATGCTCGTGCAGTTCGACAACAGCATTCTCCAATTGAAGAGCCTGACGAGCTCCGCGAACGCCCTGCATCTCGCCCTCTCCGGCCTCAGCTCTCATGCCTCCGCCGTCGGCGGAACCCTGCTCAACGATGCAGTCTACATCGTCGCCAAGGAGGTCCTTGCCAGGGAGACCGGACGCAAGGCGATGGTGATTCTCACCGATGGCGGCGACAACGGAAGCCGTAAGACAGTCGAACAGGCGATCGAGCAGGCTCAGCGCGGCGACATCCAGATCTACTCCATCCTCTACAGCGCCAGGGACGTTGCCAACGGCTACGGTATCTCGCGCCCACCCGGAACTGACAACGGAAAAGCCATTCTGCAGAAGCTTTCCGAAAGCACAGGCGGTCGCGTCTTTACTGTCAGTCACTCGATAAGCCTGCGCGAGATCTTCGCTGAAATCGGCCAGGACCTGCGCTTGCAGTACGAGGTCGGCTACACCCCGCCACCAGACCTTCAGCCCAACAGCTATCACAAGCTGGAACTGCGAGCGAAGGACAAGAAACTAAGCGTCCAGGCCCGAAAAGGCTTTTTCGCCCAACCCTGA